In a single window of the Elaeis guineensis isolate ETL-2024a chromosome 8, EG11, whole genome shotgun sequence genome:
- the LOC105050173 gene encoding triacylglycerol lipase 1, whose protein sequence is MGRAPVLLAFLLHLLFLLGRVRCAAAAAAAAALGCSSPPSTDGVCARLIRPLGYPCSEHTIETEDGYLLSVQHIPHGRRALGKTSGPPVFLQHGLFQGGDTWFMNSVEESLGFILADSGFDVWVGNVRGTRWSYGHVTLSENDKAFWDWSWQELAQYDLLAMIGYVYSTTNSKIFYVGHSQGTIMALAAFTMPNVVRMIESAALLCPISYLDHISSSFVLRAVGLHLDQLLLTIGIHQLNFRSDMGIQILDSVCDGHMDCNNLLAAITGENCCFNVSRIDYYLEYEPHPSSTKNLNHLFQMIRSGTFAKYDHGWLQNVIHYGHLHPPAFDLAKIPDSLPIWMGYGGSDALADVADVRRTINELRSKPELLYIDKYGHIDFIMSVKAKDDVYGNLIRFFRSQGWSSSY, encoded by the exons ATGGGAAGAGCTCCCGTTCTCCTCGCTTTCCTTCTCCACCTCCTCTTTCTTCTCGGGAGGGTCCGgtgcgccgccgccgccgccgccgccgccgcccttGGGTGCAGCTCGCCGCCCTCCACTGACGGTGTTTGCGCTCGGCTGATTCGACCTTTGGGCTACCCTTGCTCTGAACACACT ATTGAAACAGAGGATGGCTACCTCTTATCTGTTCAACATATTCCACATGGGAGAAGAGCTTTAGGGAAAACATCTGGTCCTCCCGTTTTCCTTCAGCATGGCCTTTTTCAG GGAGGAGACACATGGTTCATGAATTCTGTTGAAGAGTCGCTGGGGTTCATCCTTGCTGATAGTGGGTTTGATGTCTGGGTTGGCAATGTACGTGGTACGCGCTGGAGTTACGGCCATGTCACCTTATCTGAGAATGATAAG GCATTTTGGGATTGGAGTTGGCAGGAACTAGCTCAGTATGACCTGCTGGCTATGATAGGATATGTATATTCAACAACAAATTCCAAAATTTTCTACGTAGGCCATTCGCAG GGAACTATCATGGCTTTAGCTGCTTTTACCATGCCAAATGTGGTTAGAATGATTGAATCTGCTGCTCTTCTTTGTCCtatttcatatttagatcatatcagtTCAAGTTTTGTTCTTAGAGCAGTTGGCTTGCATCTTGATCAG CTGCTTCTCACTATTGGCATTCATCAGCTTAATTTTAGAAG TGATATGGGTATTCAAATACTGGATTCCGTATGTGATGGCCATATGGACTGCAACAACTTGCTAGCTGCAATAACAG GGGAAAATTGTTGCTTCAATGTATCTCGCATAGACTATTACCTGGAGTATGAACCTCATCCATCATCCACAAAAAACCTGAACCATCTTTTTCAAA TGATCCGCTCAGGCACCTTTGCAAAGTATGACCACGGGTGGTTGCAGAACGTGATACATTACGGCCACTTGCATCCCCCAGCATTTGATCTGGCAAAAATACCAGACTCATTACCCATATGGATGGGCTATGGAGGTAGCGATGCATTGGCAGATGTTGCTGATGTTCGCCGCACTATCAACGAGTTGAGATCTAAGCCCGAGTTACTGTACATTGATAAGTATGGTCATATTGATTTCATCATGAGTGTAAAGGCAAAAGATGATGTTTATGGTAACTTAATAAGGTTCTTCAGATCTCAGGGATGGTCTAGCAGTTATTAG
- the LOC105050174 gene encoding F-box protein GID2-like, translated as MKRRSIDGSDGGGPPIAAEEANKKQKSEKGADAEEEVVAADLGEDLVFEVLKRADARTLAAAACVSRRWRMLAGDERLWEAVCVRHWASIGCGNQQLRSVVLALGGFRRLHSLYLLPLLKPSLRRPAALPSLPLPATAGGGGGGGGRPVRWGKDEVQLSLSLFSIGYFEKMNPNCKRGGGGS; from the coding sequence ATGAAGAGGCGTTCGATCGACGGTTCCGACGGCGGGGGTCCCCCGATCGCCGCGGAAGAGGCGAACAAGAAGCAGAAGAGCGAGAAGGGGGCGGATgcggaggaggaggtggtggcgGCGGACCTGGGGGAGGACCTGGTTTTCGAGGTGCTGAAACGGGCGGACGCGAGGACGCTGGCGGCGGCGGCGTGCGTGAGCCGGCGGTGGCGGATGCTGGCGGGGGATGAGCGGCTCTGGGAGGCGGTCTGCGTCCGCCACTGGGCCAGCATCGGGTGCGGCAACCAGCAGCTCCGGTCGGTGGTGCTCGCCCTGGGGGGGTTCCGCCGTCTCCACTCCCTCTACCTTCTCCCCCTCCTTAAGCCTTCCCTCCGCCGCCCGGCCGCCCTTCCCTCACTACCTCTCCCCGCCAccgccggcggcggcggcggcggcggggggCGGCCGGTGCGGTGGGGGAAGGACGAGGTCCAgctttccctctccctcttctccatcGGCTACTTCGAGAAGATGAACCCCAACTGCAAGCGGGGCGGAGGCGGGTCTTGA